Proteins found in one Phocoena sinus isolate mPhoSin1 chromosome 5, mPhoSin1.pri, whole genome shotgun sequence genomic segment:
- the CXXC4 gene encoding LOW QUALITY PROTEIN: CXXC-type zinc finger protein 4 (The sequence of the model RefSeq protein was modified relative to this genomic sequence to represent the inferred CDS: deleted 2 bases in 1 codon), translating into MNTNVCVEPGPSPEAPGLPKESHLPEGALNSLVDYNSEMERYRSFATSFYKTNGGAFPQAAKIARITTPIFPSSAAAAAAAARIGMSPWNCDNAATAAAATAMLWGSGGGGGGGGGGGGGGGGGGGGSRKSSAAAASSSAASSAILPTGGGGGGGGGGGAGGGGGGGGGGGGGGGGGSSSRTSMHHRNDSQRLGKAGCPPEPSLQMANTNFLSTLSPEHCRPLAGECMNKLKCGAAEAEIMNLPERVGTFSAIPALGGISLPPGVIVMTALHSPAAASAAVTDSAFQIANLADCPQNHSSSSSSSSGGAGGTNPAKKKRKRCGVCVPCKRLINCGVCSSCRNRKTGHQICKFRKCEELKKKPGTSLERTPVPSAEAFRWFF; encoded by the exons ATGAACACCAATGTCTGCGTGGAGCCCGGGCCGAGCCCGGAGGCCCCGGGCTTGCCCAAGGAAAGCCACCTGCCCGAGGGGGCCCTGAACAGCCTTGTGGATTACAACTCGGAGATGGAGCGCTACCGCTCCTTTGCCACCTCCTTCTACAAGACCAACGGGGGCGCCTTCCCGCAGGCGGCCAAGATCGCGCGCATCACCACCCCCATCTTCCCCagcagcgccgccgccgccgcggccgccgcgcGCATCGGCATGTCCCCCTGGAACTGCGACAACGcggccaccgccgccgccgccaccgccatGCTCTGGGGCAGTGGCGGGggcggcggaggcggaggcggcggcggcgggggcggcggcgggggcggcgggggcagCAGGAaatcctccgccgccgccgcctcctcctccgccGCCTCCTCGGCGATCCTCCCCaccggcggtggcggcggcggcggcggcggcggcggggcg ggcggcggcggcggcggcggcggcggcggcggcggcggcggcggcggcggcagcagcagcaggaccaGCATGCACCACCGAAACGACTCCCAGAGGCTGGGGAAAGCTGGCTGCCCGCCAGAGCCGTCGTTGCAAATGGCAAATACTAATTTCCTCTCCACCTTATCCCCCGAACACTGCAGACCTTTGGCGGGGGAATGCATGAACAAGCTCAAATGCGGCGCTGCTGAAGCAGAGATAATGAATCTCCCCGAGCGCGTGGGGACTTTTTCCGCTATCCCGGCTTTAGGGGGCATCTCATTACCTCCAGGGGTCATCGTCATGACAGCCCTTCACTCCCCCGCTGCAGCCTCAGCAGCCGTCACAGACAGTGCGTTTCAAATTGCCAATCTGGCAGACTGCCCGCAGAATCATTCCTCCTCCTCTTCGTCCTCCTCGGGGGGAGCTGGCGGAACCAACCCGgccaagaagaagaggaaaaggtgtGGGGTCTGCGTGCCCTGCAAGAGGCTCATCAACTGTGGCGTCTGCAGCAGTTGCAGGAACCGCAAAACGGGACACCAGATCTGcaaatttagaaaatgtgaagAGCTAAAGAAAAAACCTGGCACTTCGCTAGAG